CCCCTCCCACAGGCCCGTGATCTGCCCACCACACAGGACCAGGGCCACACGGGGCGCTTTGCCACGGGGCGACCAAcgtgatgggggagggaaggtttGTTGTGATTCTCTGCTGAGACTCAGCCACGGTGGTTCTGGACAGTGGTTCTGGGAGGCTGACCCTGGGCTGGTGGCCCGAGGAAGGACTGGCAGGTCCACCCACCCATGTGGGATGGGCAAGGCCTCCCCTCGCAGAGGGCATGGGGCCAGTCACCCTTATCCACAGTCAGAAAAGTGAAAGATTTTATTCTGGGGAGAAGCTGACAAAAATACTCATCTGTGATAtgggggtggagccagggttGCACTGGCCAGTATCCCCCAAGGCGGTGTAGGTCACCTGGGTCAGGAAGAGCTTGGACTCATTTGGACACAGtcctgggagaaagaaaagagaagtcagGAGTGGTTGCAGGTGAGGAGCAGGAGTAGGGGGAGGCACGGCTGGGGGACAattggtggggaggggcaggcacgCAGCATCCAGGACTCCTTTGGCTGCTGGTCCAGAGGACCCTCCTCCATGCCAGCACCCTGGCTCCCCCAGGGCGGACCCCCGGGCAGCTTGCCCACTCCACTCCCTGACTCGCTCCAAGAGCCTCTGGTGGATGTTGGGGGGAGCCATGCCCCAAAACCATTcagagggaaatttttttttttttttagtctttgtgTAATGTGATAGAAGTATCAGAAGCACAGAAAGGGTAGAGGGCGCAACTGGACAACCTAGGCGGTGGAAAGGGAGAAAACGCGAaacagagggagaaggagggaccaGTAAACCGTCTAAGGGGCAGAAACCACGCCAGGCTGCAGGACCCGCCAGGCAGGCGTGAGCAGGCCGGCCTCTGAACCCCAAATCAGGATgctttgacacacacacacacacacacacacacaccccaacggCTCGTCCACCAAGTGCATAGGCAGTGAGCGCGGGAACCAAAGAGGCAGAAAGACGCCAAACAGGACAGAGCGGTCATGGAGGATTCCAGGGCCATTGCTCCAAGTGCCTCATGGATTAGCcagaattaaatacaaacaatCGGGTTCTTTAAATATCCAACTCATAACAGTAATTAACTGGTGGGAACAATCAACAGACAATAAAAAACCATGCACGCAATAAAATTTGGTTCCCATGAGAAAATTGGTCCTGGTAGAAATAATGGTCCTCAAAGAAAATGGACAGTGGCGTTAGCTGTAATTGGAACTGATTCTGATAAAATCatttcagcaaaataaaaaggaaagtgattgtttttaaaaccactttgtGTTGTATTGAAAATTGGTCAAGGAATTAAATTGGTTTAGTGGGAAATTCAATCTAGAAAGCTGTGTTCTCCATGAAACGTAGCATGAGAAGGATTGTGTTACGGGTATTTACATGAGAGTTAAAACAGCTACTGGATCAAAATGAGTCCCTTACGGAGACCCTCCCCTAAGTCCAGGGCCCCTGCACCTTCCCCAGACTAGGCTCAGGGCAGGGTCTCCacctgctggggggagggggcgacGCTGGCACTGCAGGCTCACAGCTTGGTGGGCTCCTTGGCGGACTGCATGCCGGCTCGGGACTTGAGGCGCAGAGGCCTTGGGTGCCCGGCAGGCCCTGGGGCCGGCTGGGGATCCTGCAGGGATGGCATCAGCTGTGGCAGCAGTGGCAGGGGAGGCAGAGACGGAGGCTGAGCTGGCATGTCGGCTGGGGGCCTGAGGCAGCTGAGCCCATGCTGGTGCGGGGGGGCAGCCTGCAGGGGGGGGCAGGAGAGACCCATGATGTGTCCCAGGAATATTCTGGAGAGAGGCTGGCCCGATGGGGTCATCTTCTCCACTAAGGAGAAGAGAAGCCCCAAGACTGGAAGTGCTCCACCTCTGCTCACCCAGTCCAGGCACCTGACACTTCCTGGGTTTGGGGGGCGGcccaagataaatgaaaccaGAGGTGGACACAGAAGTGGAGCAGGGCAGCTGAGAGGACACAGGACTTGGAGTCCAGGATCTGGGCTTCGGCCCAGCTCTTGCATTCCCCAGTTCACGGTCGTGTGCCTCAGCTCCCCCACTTTAAAATGGGCTAGCTGTGCCCACCTCAGCATCCCGGTTAACAGGATAAGGACTGGGTGAGATGAGAAGGGAGGAAGTGCTTTGTATGCTGTAAAGTGCTCTCAGATGCCTGGTACGTGGTGATGTGACCAGAGGAGTCATGAGCTCAGTTGCCCCCaacttggctcacgggccctcaGCAGAGAGGCCCGAGGGAATGAACAGGCTCCCTCATCCCACCTCTGTAGCCGGCTGGACCCCAGGGCACAGACACCTGGCTTGGGCCCCAGGGATGACTCCTGGGCCAGGAAACCTGGCTGAAGGGTAAAGGTGGAGCCCAGGACAGCTGGAGGCCCCGGCCACGGTGCTGGGTGCCAGGTGGGGGCCACTCGAGGGATCTTCTCTAGCCCAGGTCTGGGCAGGGCAGGTGAGATATggatgaggtggggaaggagagccCCAGGCTGGGACTAGGGGCCCAGAGACCCTGCCAGAATCCCAGCTGGGCCAGGGAGTCGGGGGGCAGGTACTCACAGGGGTAGATGGCACCAAATAAGGCACTTGGGCGCGCACCCTCACCTCATATGGCCTTCGAGCTGGGGGATGCGGAACCTTCACAGCTTGgtggaaagaaaggggaagagacaGGAACTCGTGGGGGGCGCTTCCAGGGCTCTGCCCCACCCTGGAGGccctttcactcctgtgggacctgccctgctgcccccgcccccccaccccctgccacatCTTCACACACCCAATCCCCACCCAGTCGTGCATGGAagacccttcctccctccccacctttgtGAGTCTAGAGCTTCTAAAGGCTGAGATGTCAGAAAAAGGCTTTTTGAAAGTAACTCAAGACCAAGGAGGAAAGAGACATTATTTTAGCATGAAAAGATACAGGTGACATGCTGGACAGCCTGACAGTTCTTCAGCTATTCCCACCAGGACCAGGACACCACAGTGCCCCACCCTACCTTCCTGGCCTTCATCTTCTGTGCGTGCACATTTTTTTGAGGTAAActtcacataaaattaaccattcaaaatgaacaattcagtggcattaagtgcattcacaagGCTGTGCAACTGCTGTCTCCATCTGGTTCCAGAATacttcatcacccccaaaagaaacctgtACCCATGAGGCAGTCACCCCCCCATTCACCCCTCCCCTGAGCACCCAGCAATcgctaatctgttttctgtctccgtaatttgcct
The window above is part of the Physeter macrocephalus isolate SW-GA unplaced genomic scaffold, ASM283717v5 random_131, whole genome shotgun sequence genome. Proteins encoded here:
- the LOC114484886 gene encoding uncharacterized protein isoform X2; this encodes MIYEEDGGPMLWIFLEGRPCLRATHHHPQCPPAVAAVAGQCQQLRVPAVATGEAEVDILGVDGILYKGRMNSKDRVRPLTGAEKKLAAVKVPHPPARRPYEVRVRAQVPYLVPSTPVSTCPPTPWPSWDSGRVSGPLVPAWGSPSPPHPYLTCPAQTWAREDPSSGPHLAPSTVAGASSCPGLHLYPSARFPGPGVIPGAQARCLCPGVQPATEVG
- the LOC114484886 gene encoding uncharacterized protein C16orf96-like isoform X1; translated protein: MIYEEDGGPMLWIFLEGRPCLRVSFLEEVELGPLLATCTSHLALVLHRQLITIRSARLLSQLWPASANSYEYLQWQQAEVDILGVDGILYKGRMNSKDRVRPLTGAEKKLAAVKVPHPPARRPYEVRVRAQVPYLVPSTPVSTCPPTPWPSWDSGRVSGPLVPAWGSPSPPHPYLTCPAQTWAREDPSSGPHLAPSTVAGASSCPGLHLYPSARFPGPGVIPGAQARCLCPGVQPATEVG